From the genome of Danio aesculapii chromosome 16, fDanAes4.1, whole genome shotgun sequence, one region includes:
- the LOC130243952 gene encoding acyl-coenzyme A thioesterase 5-like isoform X1, with protein MLFFNGSQKCNLRSESSKSAYIYKTDLVTDSSPKICNASRSSLKSPITSVSCSDHRDNMYAALKWAFLPFARTLAKLHYSSGVSIKLLPSYKCSFEDPVHVTVSGLNPHQRVDLRSKITDEGGRDFKASAIYQADDNGQIDLKRDSSAGGSFSGVEPMGLFWALKADLLSCKFRLKDVTRPALVDIEVISDDDKVLAKVTNERHCLSEGVRRSPVTEGRIRGTLFMPAGKGPFPGILDTYILKGGPFELRAALLAKKGFAVLALAYQNYQDLPKKADKFHLEYFEEGLDFLRRQPEVKGQKIGLLSISKSGDLALSMSTFLPDITATVWINGCNANSVVPLYYKHMCIPPLMFDLKKKKPTASGLVDMLDVMNDPMSKEGLPTVIPIERAPASFMFIASEDDMNWRSVYHAKLACDRLKAHGKNNYELVKYEKAGHFIEVPYMPFCLATFHVVLEQAVLFGGEPKAHSEAQVDAWQRVIRFFKKTLSS; from the exons ATGCTATTTTTTAATGGCTCGCAGAAATGTAATTTAAGATCAGAGAGTTCAAAGTcagcatatatatataagacTGATCTCGTGACAGATTCGAGTCCAAAGATTTGTAATGCTTCAAGAAGCTCATTGAAATCCCCCATTACTTCAGTATCCTGCAGTGATCACAGAGATAACATGTATGCAGCACTGAAATGGGCTTTTTTGCCTTTTGCAAGAACCCTTGCAAAGCTGCACTACAGTTCTGGAGTCAGCATCAAGCTTCTGCCCAGTTATAAGTGCTCATTTGAAGACCCGGTGCATGTGACGGTGAGCGGCTTAAATCCTCATCAACGTGTGGATCTGCGCTCCAAAATCACGGATGAAGGTGGACGTGATTTCAAAGCTTCAGCGATCTATCAAGCAGATGACAATGGCCAAATTGACCTCAAGCGCGACTCTTCTGCTGGCGGGAGCTTTTCTGGAGTGGAACCGATGGGTTTATTCTGGGCTCTGAAAGCAGATTTATTAAGCTGCAAGTTCAGGCTGAAAGATGTGACGCGTCCAGCTCTAGTTGACATTGAGGTTATCAGTGATGATGATAAAGTCCTGGCCAAAGTAACCAACGAGAGACACTGCCTGAGCGAGGGCGTCCGGAGAAGTCCTGTCACCGAAGGAAGGATCAGAGGGACTCTTTTCATGCCAGCTG GTAAAGGACCATTTCCTGGGATTTTGGATACATACATACTTAAAGGAGGTCCTTTTGAGTTGAGAGCAGCTCTGCTGGCAAAGAAAGGCTTTGCAGTTTTAGCCTTGGCCTACCAAAATTACCAGGATTTACCCAAAAAAGCTGACAAATTTCACCTTGAGTACTTTGAAGAAGGTCTAGATTTCCTACGGCGACAGCCAGAG gtGAAAGGTCAAAAAATCGGCCTTCTGTCCATATCAAAGAGTGGAGATCTCGCTTTGTCCATGTCAACATTTCTGCCTGATATAACAGCTACTGTTTGGATCAACGGATGCAATGCCAACAGCGTTGTCCCGCTGTACTATAAACACATGTGTATTCCACCTCTGAtgtttgacttaaaaaaaaaaaaaccaacagcATCAGGCCTCGTGGATATGCTAGATGTTATGAATGACCCGATGTCTAAAGAAGGTCTTCCTACTGTTATTCCCATCGAGCGTGCCCCTGCTAGTTTCATGTTCATCGCTTCAGAAGATGACATGAACTGGAGGAGCGTCTATCATGCAAAGTTAGCATGCGACAGGCTCAAAGCTCATGGGAAAAATAACTATGAGCTGGTGAAGTATGAAAAAGCTGGTCACTTTATTGAGGTGCCCTACATGCCATTTTGTCTGGCCACTTTTCATGTTGTTCTTGAGCAAGCGGTTTTATTTGGCGGGGAACCCAAAGCTCATTCAGAAGCACAGGTGGACGCCTGGCAGAGGGTTATcagattctttaaaaaaacactgagCAGCTGA